From the genome of Setaria viridis chromosome 1, Setaria_viridis_v4.0, whole genome shotgun sequence:
GAATTTCCGCTTTTCGCTTGAAAATTCTTCTCCGAAATGGATTTGTGGGGATCGTTTTTGTTGCACTAATGAATCATATCCCAGTCCACAGAATATTGGGTGTGGAATTTCTATCATCTTGTTTTTGCAATACTAGCCTATCAACTCGTCATTCCGCCTGGGAGGGAAGTTTGAGATAAATAAGTATTAAAGGCTCATGAAAAACTTAGGACCCAAGCTAATAATACAAATTTTCTTACCTTATTATtttctctcatttgttaaatattctaacaTAATAGTAATATACATAATAGTAATATATATGTACTTGTCTATAGATTTGGAGGTTATTTTAGAACATTTTTATAATGGAAGAGCTATTTTTCTAAGATGTCTGGTGAGAATTAACGTGGAGACTCCAAAAGGAGTATTCGATTACTAATATAAGATAATGATTATGTTTATTATTTAAATGAAGTATCTATGTCCGTGCATGTTAAACCAATATACATTTTCCGGCGCTGCTAGTTCTAGCGTCCGGACCAGGCCGTCCTATTGTCCCATGATGCACCCTTTCTAGCGCTCAAACGACGTCCTATTCTCCCATGATGCACCCTTTCTAGCGCCCGAACGTCCGATGGGAAATTTTCCATCGAAcgctccgttgcaacatcaaaatacaacatctgcaacatcgaaaatatatagttgcaacattgaaaaaaaataaatatgacGTTTGTTCCTCGGATAGAAAATTTCCgtcgcaacatgaacactatgtttcatgcatcATTCATTGTGAAACATGGAAAAACAATAGTTGCAATATCGATGCTTAACTATCGCAACATATGTCGGAGCGTCCGATTTTTCTTCCTCGTGTGGACGGCTGTGTCTTTGCATTACCGTTTTCTATTTAGCCATGTACTAATCGCTTCGGTTACGGTGTACCAGGACCAGGTGAGACCATGAGATGCTTATGAAACGATCAATCAAAATCATTCAATAGCACATAGAAAGGGATTAAATTTGAATATACAGTGCAATTTACATCAACATTGCAAGGGCCGTCAACTCTGCTCTCAAGATTCAAGAAGAGACTAAttttacattgcatcaacattTACATAGCATATACAAAATTACAGATTTACATGCTCTGCTTTGAAGAACTGCATACAAATTACAAAGACAAAAAGGAGTTTACGTTGCGCACACAGCATGCATCCTCCGTCTCTTGGTCTGCAAGGACATCGGCGATGCAAACTCTTCTTTCTTTGGCAGCTCCAGCACGTCGATCTTGTCGAACCATGGGTGTTTGAGCGCCACGGCTGCCGTGAGCCTCTTCTCCGGGTTGCACGTGAGGAGGCCGCTGAGGACATCGAATCCTTCCTTGGACAGCTTCGACTCGGGAATCAGCTCGCGTAGGTTGTTTTCCCACTGCATGTCCAGCTCCGGCATCACCATGGTGGCGAAAGCCGTGGATGAGAACCACGGCCATGTACTGTCATCAGGCGTGCCCGGCACGTCGAAGAAGGCGCAGAGCTGTCCTTCACCGTAGAAGCCTTGGAACAGAGGACTCCCGTTGTTGATGAGCTCTACCATGACGCAGCCGAGGGACCAGATGTCGAcgcgctcgtcgtagtcgggctTCTCCAGCAGCATCTCCGGCGCCATGTACCACAGCGTGCCGGCCGGCTTGTACGGCGGCCGCTCGTCCGTGGACATGGCGAGGCCAAAGTCGCAGAGCTTGACGATGCGGTGAtcgtcgccgacgaggatgTTGGCGGGCTTGATGTCGCGGTGCACGATGTGGCCGCCGTGCATCTTCTTGGTGCCCGTGAGCAGCAGCCACATGGCGGCGCGCACCGTGGACTCGGGCAGCGGCGGGCTCCCGCGGGGGCGCTGGCGGAGGAGGTCGTGGAGGCTTGGGCCCACGCACTCCATGACGAGGCTGAGGTCAAAGGCATCCGGGCGGCGGACGACGCCGTGGAAGCCGACGACGAATGggttggcgccgccgccgctcgcctcctTGAGGAAGCGCGCCTCGCGCAGCAGCGCAGCGTGCCCGCCGTGGGCCTTGCCGACGCGCTTGATGGCGACGATCCGGCCCGTGGCGCGGTGGCGAGCCTTGACGACCGCGCCGAAGGCCCCCTCGCCGAGGCGGCTGATGTCCTCGTATTGCTCCACGCTgccgacagcgatgcgcctcctcttgaggccggccggccccgcggcGGTGTGGTTGCGGACGGTGACGGTGGGCTCTACGCAGGCGGCCATTGCGAGCGGAagaaggcgaggcggcggatggATTGCTCGTC
Proteins encoded in this window:
- the LOC117855301 gene encoding putative cyclin-dependent kinase F-2, with protein sequence MAACVEPTVTVRNHTAAGPAGLKRRRIAVGSVEQYEDISRLGEGAFGAVVKARHRATGRIVAIKRVGKAHGGHAALLREARFLKEASGGGANPFVVGFHGVVRRPDAFDLSLVMECVGPSLHDLLRQRPRGSPPLPESTVRAAMWLLLTGTKKMHGGHIVHRDIKPANILVGDDHRIVKLCDFGLAMSTDERPPYKPAGTLWYMAPEMLLEKPDYDERVDIWSLGCVMVELINNGSPLFQGFYGEGQLCAFFDVPGTPDDSTWPWFSSTAFATMVMPELDMQWENNLRELIPESKLSKEGFDVLSGLLTCNPEKRLTAAVALKHPWFDKIDVLELPKKEEFASPMSLQTKRRRMHAVCAT